One genomic region from Quercus robur chromosome 4, dhQueRobu3.1, whole genome shotgun sequence encodes:
- the LOC126721753 gene encoding uncharacterized protein LOC126721753, translated as MVRDKFDESDIHNVRIHLIRSRNSGERQYDLLVTFEIVALIIGDFNIESSDRDIIVENRSLGLQRINGTHPNFMALQYPLLFPYGEDGYMLGIPYRNLNGSNSRKRESITMREYYAYRLQQHFHEGKTLLLGRRLFQQFIMDAYTSIEEERLQWVRFNQKKLRSELYYGLKDAVLRGDTDPITVGKRIVLPSSFTGSPRYMVQNYQDAMAICRRAEINHSLEFIEGLKYEDRPDIVARVFKIKLDELLHDLRHKSHFGRVIAIVYTIEFQKRGLPHAHILLFLDPNDKCPSPTDIDSIIMAEIPNPDEDPVANEVVKQFMMHGPCGSANLKSPCMMNGKCTKNFPKRFYEETTIDEEGFPVYRRRNDRKTIEKNRILLDNRYVVPYNGSDRATVVVEENLPNIGSDGQETDIVVDETKAYLDCRYISASESCWRIFEFPIKFRYPPVERLNFHLEDEHPIIYPEDTSLDNVLNIPGIEETKFTEWMKTNEAFEDARELTYAEFPTKWVWHSNVKQWQRRKSKYCIGRVYYAHPSSGERFYLRMLLNIVKGPRNFKELRTINDVTYPTYKEAYHALGLLNDDKEWHDSLIEASSWASGQQLRQLFVTMLLFCEVVDPLSLWESNSKLIIEDILNRQRRILQFQELILSK; from the exons ATGGTCAGGGACAAATTTGATGAATCAGATATACATAATGTCAGAATTCATTTAATACGAAGTCGCAATTCTGGTGAAAGGCAATATGACTTACTTGTAACGTTTGAGATAGTTGCTCTTATTATTGGAGATTTTAATATTGAAAGTTCTGATAGAGATATTATTGTTGAGAATCGAAGTTTAGGATTGCAACGTATAAATGGAACTCATCCAAACTTTATGGCATTGCAATATCCATTACTTTTTCCGTATGGTGAGGATGGGTATATGCTTGGTATACCTTATAGGAATTTGAATGGGAGCAATTCTAGAAAAAGGGAATCAATAACAATGAGAGAATACTATGCTTATAGGCTTCAACAACACTTTCATGAGGGCAAGACATTGTTGCTTGGTAGGAGGCtttttcaacaatttataaTGGATGCATACACTTctattgaagaagaaagactACAATGGGTTAgattcaatcaaaaaaaattgaggtcAGAGCTGTACTATGGTTTGAAAGATGCCGTTCTTCGTGGAGATACAGATCCCATTACTGTAGGCAAACGAATAGTCCTACCATCCTCATTTACTGGAAGTCCAAGGTACATGGTTCAAAATTATCAAGATGCAATGGCGATATGTAGAAGGGCAG AAATCAATCATTCCTTAGAATTTATAGAAGGCCTGAAATATGAGGATCGGCCAGATATTGTAGCAAGGGTTTTTAAGATAAAATTAGATGAACTATTACATGATTTGAGGCATAAATCTCATTTTGGAAGAGTTATTGCTATTGTGTATACAATTGAATTCCAAAAAAGAGGACTCCCACATGCACATATTCTTCTATTCTTGGATCCAAATGATAAGTGTCCAAGTCCAACAGACATTGATAGTATCATTATGGCTGAGATACCAAATCCAGATGAGGATCCTGTTGCTAATGAAGTTGTAAAACAATTTATGATGCATGGGCCATGTGGATCTGCAAATCTGAAATCACCATGCATGATGAATGGTAAATGTACAAAAAATTTTCCGAAAAGATTTTATGAAGAAACAACAATTGATGAAGAAGGCTTTCCAGTATATAGAAGGAGAAATGATAGAAAAACAATAGAGAAGAACAGAATTCTTTTGGATAACCGATATGTTGTACCTTATAAT GGATCAGATAGAGCAACAGTTGTTGTAGAAGAGAATTTGCCAAATATTGGGAGTGATGGACAAGAGACCGACATTGTTGTTGATGAGACAAAAGCATACTTGGATTGTAGATATATTTCAGCTTCTGAATCATGTTGgagaatatttgaatttccaaTTAAGTTTCGATATCCACCTGTTGAaagattaaattttcatttggaaGACGAACATCCCATCATTTATCCGGAAGATACAAGCTTGGataatgttttaaatatacctggtattgaagaaacaaagtttACAGAATGGATGAAAACAAATGAGGCTTTTGAAGATGCTCGAGAGTTGACTTATGCTGAATTTCCTACAAAATGGGTATGGCATAGTAATGTTAAGCAATGGCAAAGAAGGAAATCTAAATATTGTATTGGAAGAGTGTATTACGCACATCCTTCAAGTGGTGAAAGGTTTTATTTGAGAATGTTGCTTAACATTGTCAAAGGTCCAAGAAACTTTAAAGAATTAAGGACTATAAACGATGTTACTTATCCAACTTATAAGGAAGCCTATCATGCACTTGGACTTCTTAATGATGACAAAGAATGGCATGATTCCCTAATTGAAGCTTCAAGTTGGGCCAGTGGGCAACAATTGCGTCAACTATTTGTTACAATGCTATTGTTCTGTGAAGTAGTTGATCCATTAAGTCTTTGGGAATCCAACTCGAAACTGATTATAGAAGATATACTAAATAGGCAAAGGCGTATCCTCCAATTCCAAGAactaattttatcaaaatga